In Ooceraea biroi isolate clonal line C1 chromosome 1, Obir_v5.4, whole genome shotgun sequence, the genomic stretch TGAATCCGCACGATACCCAGGTAGAGTAACTCAGTTGTGGATTGATGTTACATAAAATCTTTCGGATACCGATATCTACTTTTCCTATGAATGATCATAAATAAGAATTGTATAAATGATTCTTAATGTTTGTTGAAGTgcaaattttctaaaaatcttACCACGGAGATCTCGTcctatattttactatttgaCTCTCGCTctatttcatgaaaataattatttactctGGGTTCTGGGTTTAGACGATACTGAACAGTACGAAATATAATACGAAAGGTATCCTGTACAAATTTCTTCGTCCATGGTTAAGAGACGGTCTTCTTATCAGTAAAGGTACCGAATTAgacttacaaatatttttcggaTCTcctgcataaatatatatatatatatatatatatatatatgtatatatacatacacatgtacacaAACTTCTTCtcaataatttatgcaaaaatatattttgttatttactgCTCATGTGGTTTACATGTATTTGCGTTTATATATACTATCTAAAAACACAGATTTctgaaaaagtaaatattgtatatatacatgtacattttaataataaagaactttaataattagatgaatttgttatttaaatagttaaaatgtcttatttttatttcaggagGAAAATGGCAAGAAAGGCGAAAGATACTAACGCCTACGttccattttaatatattaaaacaatttgttgatattatGGTCGAGGAAAGCAATCATATGACAAAATCGTTGAAAGATATGGAAGATTCGACTGTTCAAGATTTACAGTCTTTTTTTAGCTATCATACTTTGAATATAATATGTGGTAAAAACAAAATAGctatagttctataaaaagaaagaaaagtgtTTGCTTTGATCTAATTATTCTAGGAAAAGAATTACCTTCAGAAAGTATTCAATGAAGTATTTGTGTTTTGTCATGTGTAAACAGCACTGGGCTCTAATATTgctaataatgtataatatatatcaaattgaTGAATTAAACTAACTGAAAAAACTGTCTAACTCATAAATTTGCAGAAACTTCCATGGGTACTTCCTTGCAAAACATAGACGTGGCAGAACAAGAGCGCTACCGCAACGCGATCCATGTTTTaactgaaatattatttcataagtAATTGTGGAATTAATAGTAAacttataaaacaaatttattctaaCATACCAATAcatacgtaataaaaattatagcaaAGTGGACGAAAACTTTtagtgatataataattataaaacactTAAACAAATAgtttatatgtttctttttatatgtatttcatatctatatatttctcATGATTACATTTTGCATATAGAATTGTACGTCTGTGGTATCACAGTGAAATAGTATTCTGGTTCTcgtcaaaatataaagaacaagttaaatgtttgaaaatacTACACAGTTTTACGGAAAAAGTgagtacaaatattattacacaaaaCTGTGAAAATTCTTgagtaaattacaaaattatttccagtaagattgcaaaaaatgtatatgattaacatatatttgaatgaaaaattcaatgttGCTGATAACCTCCTAATGAGCGATGTATAACGAACGCATATATTTacaacatttttttcatttgtcgTAGATTATTGCGGAAAGGAAACGATATCACGAATCAACTGGTGGACGATatctaaattttgaaaatacgGCAGAAGATAATGATATGATAGgaagtacatatatatagaataaatatatttctgttattatatttatagaagTTTTGATTAAAGTTCAATCCATTTGTTCTACTTGTTTTAAGGACGAAAGAAACGGCTTGCCATGATGGATCTCATGATAGCAGCGTCCAATAATAACCAAATGAGCGATTCGGACATCAGAGAAGAAGTTGACACCTTCGTGTTTGAAGTAAACGCTCCcatttaatttgcttttttcaGAAAATGCTACAAGACGTGTGGAATAAATTGGATATCCGATTAAAATAAGCAAGAATTGTTACACCTACGTCTGAATTGTCTCAATATGTTTGAAATAATCATTTCCTTAGAAAATAGTAattgctttttaattttttaaaacacacGATGCAAAAAAGTTCTACATGAAGTTCTCTAAACATACAGATGTAATACACGAGGATTCCGAATTAgtctaataaattaattatttctgtttttatcaTCAAAGTATATGATtgtaatatgataaattaataggataaattataatatgataaagtaatatgaataaatgaataaaaaatgaataaatgattttttctttttataggGTCATGATACCGTAGCAATGGCATTGACTTTCGCTGTATTACTGTTAGCCGAACATAAGGACATAcaggtattttttaataaagtattGAATTAGAATaaacacaattaattaaattcaatcgtTTCTTTCACTCCACTTTCACAGTTAACTGAACTTGTTTTAGGTCTAAAATAGTGTACATACTGTGGTGattttatcttaataattaactatacGAATAGTCATATGATCTAAAATTCACTGTACGAAAATCTGTTTTATGACTGTAGGATCGTGTCAGAAATGAAGTCAATGCTGTAATGGAAGAAAACGGAGGAAAACTGACTATGACAGCGTTACAGAATCTGCCATACCTAGAGAGATGTTTGAAGGAAACGATGAGATTGTATCCTAgtgtttattttatagtacGAAAGTTAGAGGAAGATGTAATGTTACGTAAGGagttaagaattaataatcataCATTATACATGTTTCGTATCATAAGCAAAGAAAATAAGTTGTAAACATGGCAATCGAAgtgtttcatgcaaaaatgGAAATTCACGATGATGTTTCATAAAACGTTGTCGGTGCTTTCATTGTTCAAGGCATAACACTCCTAAGTACATCGTTACTGTACTGCACATTTGTCACAATTAAGATtctttgatatattataaattcagcAACACATAATTGATCAAGTTAGACATTTAATTCAATACGTGGAAACTGTGTTTTTTATTAAcgtagataataatttatagctAAACATTTACTCTGCACTATCGGGattgctttttaattaataaattgctgtTATTATAATCCTTAAGTTTACTCTATTATGCTATTTTTAGAATCATATCTAGTACCTGCTGGAACAGAGGTGACTATTGATATTATACATCTTCACCAACATCCTGGTTTCTGGCCAAATCCGGAGGTGTTCGATCCAGATAGATTTTTGCCAGAATTGGCGCAAAATCGTCATCCTTTCGCTTATATACCATTTAGCGCTGGTTCGCGGAATTGCATAGGTAATCTACTAGATCATAATATCTTCTTGCGTGTAAAGCAGTTTATAACGCGTTTACTCATAACAGGTCAACGATTCGCCATGATGGAGCTGAAAACCGTAATTGGTACCTTGGTGCACAACTTTTATTTGGAACCCATCGATCGCTTGAAAGACATTCGATTTTTCATGGATTTAATTATTCGGCCTAAACACCCGGTGCGCGTAAAATTCGTCCCAATCAAAGATGCTCAACTGTTATAAGGGACTTATATCGGGGTGAAAACCTGATGATGAGAAATGACGCATTTACTAAACGAGCATTATTACATTACTTCTCAGGATCACGGGATACATATTGCATGATATAAGTCGGAGATTAATTGTACTTATTGGTTTAGGAAAATGGTTTTGGTTGCTTTAAGTTTGTAAGTCAGATATTTCTTCAAATAGTGTTGTTTTGAGACTTTTAGTTCAAAGAACGCTTGTGTAGAAAGAATGAAAAGCATTTATATTATCTGTGAGACATTATGAAGTTTTTTACAGTATCAATTTGATCGACAATCTTTTTTGTTACATTGTTCAAAATACACTTACGATTTGCAGTCGCCAGTCTTCTTCCCTCACTGTCTCTCCTGCTCTCCCTCTCACCCTCCTATCATTCTCTCTGTCATTCTCGTTTTTCTCTCCAAGCCGACCGGACATGTCATTTAAgtaatgcaaaataatatgaaCTAAATTCTTTAACTGGTCTTTAGTCAAGGAAATTCCTTTTAAAAACTGATTGCTGTAAGTAATAtcataacaaaattacctttttaaaaaaggtacaaaaaagcgccaagcatacgcgcccgaagaacgcgttcaaTGATGACatctataaaactaatgatatcaacaaattgcaccaattataaaaatgagtatttatgcaaaccaaaaaatctattacatttattctatttattacatctattatatgcatatacaaCTAAATagtttaatacatataaatatttcaatacaaataagtgtttcttcaaaatacttggcgctgctaaaccgattcaataattgtcttagtatttaaataatcgaaagattacaataatttctttacactctaaattacataacacaattaccgaaatacataaaatatatgttacaaatgtagttcaacttattctatacttaattctaatgtcacacacacacacacacacacacacacacacacacaaaataagAGTTTCCAGTTAGTCTCATAAACTGATTCTTTTATCGCAGAAATAAGGATAGGATAGGATAAAGAACGATAAACAAATGAGAAAACTTCGTTTCTTCTCGTTACAGGGTCATGATACCGTATCAATGGCTATGACTTTTGCTATACTACTGTTAGCCGAACACAAGGATGTGCaggtattttttataataaaaagtactgAATTAgaatagatataattatttaaattcaatcATCTTCTTTACTTTACATTCACATTTAAGtgactttattttatctataaagTAGCGTACATACTGCAGTGTCcttatcttaattaattatacagaaTAATTTACGTAGTAACATCTGTTTTATGATGGTAGGATTGTGTCAGAACTGAAGTCAATGCtgtaatggaaaaaaatggaGGAAAACTTACCGTGACAGCGTTACAGAATCTGTCGTATCTTGAGAGATGTTTGAAAGAAACGATGAGATTGTATCCCAGTGTGTTGCTAATAACACGAACATTAGTAGAAGACGTAATGTTAAGCAAGCAatgaataagtaaaataataaatattaaataattacagcaATAATTAGATACATCTTACAGATTTCTTATCATAAGCAGTGAAGAAGataacatgtataatatagtaATGAAGTGCTCCCTATGTAATAATGCAATCTTACGATCATGTCAGTGCGCCAAAAGTTGTCGATGCGTTTATTGCCCGTTTCATTTCTAAATGCATCGTAATCGCAccgaaaatttatcaaaattaatattctttgatATATCATGAATTCAGCAACACAGGATTAaccaatttacaaatttaatttcatatgcGGATACTGGTTTTTACTTATGTACGTAATACTTTATGGAATATTCACTTTACACACTCTGCACATGCTTATTAGTTattcctttttaattaataattacttctATTAGTATAGTCTGTAAGATTACTCCATTGTGCTTTTCAGAATCGTACTTGGTGCCTGCTGGAGTGGAGttgtatattgatattttatctcTTCACAAAAATCCTGAATTCTGGCCAAATCCAGAAGTGTTTGATCCAGATAGATTTTTGCCAGAGCTGGTGCAAAATCGTCATCCTTTCGTTTATATACCGTTTAGCGCTGGTTCACGAAATTGCATAGGTAATTTACGAGATGATAATACCTTGTTGCGTATAAAGCAGTTTATAACGCATTTCTACTAATAGGTCAACGATTCGCTATGATGGAGCTGAAAACTGTAATTGGTACTCTAGTGCACAACCTTTATTTAGAACCTATCGATCACTTGAAAGACTGTCGATGTGTAGCCGATTTGCTTATTCGCATTGGGCAACCAATGCGCGTGAAATTCATCCCTATCTAGGATGCTCAATTATATTAACGGAATGcgaattattgtaaaaacCTAATGTATGAAGAGAAATGCCTAATTGCTTATATAAGTGTTATTATAACATTCCGCAAGTAATATCATcgcataaaatatgtattgcGTACctagttatttatttaagaatatatagcatcttattattttagaaaaatcatTTTGGTTGTTTTAAGTTTAAGTCATTCGCGAATCTCATTTAGTAATGCGTAATTTACCTTGATTAAATCCTTGAACTGTTTTTTAAACACGTGAATTCCTTAAAATTTGATTGTCGTATGGAATACGTTtcgaaaaaaagacaaaagtatcaataaatatttcttcatacGAATAAAACATCTCTCGAAGCACATCTAATCCATTGCAtgcagttatatatataattatgtatctattattatatggatacataattaaaagaaacacGTAGGAAGATCATTAGGTCTTAGTAGGTGGGCACTAATGtgctcttctttctttattattggCTTGCAGTGATTACAAACTTTACTTATTACTTAGTACTaggattataatatatcgaaaACAAATGTAGCACTGAATCATAATAAGTtgtttgtataaataaaatctttttttcaacaGATATTACCTGGATAAGATGTAGATATAATTACATGATTACGGacttataataaatagtaatagtaaatagattaatatataatgatgaGCAGCTTGACTATTATAGCAGGTCAGTCTTACCTATCTTCCTTCTTCAGTGTCTCAGTTGGCATATACAACAAACGCAAAAAACTTTTATGTAATGAAGTAAATGCTACTAGACTATTTACTAATAGAATAGACTAAGACGCATATACACTTAAACCGTAAATTAATCTGGCATGACTTATATCTGTTTACTGATCAGGACAGAAATTTTCTCTACAAACTATTAAATTACAATCTAAGTTTtatgaacatttatttttatgagacCATTCACCAATTATATCatgaattattgatttatatcaGTTGCGCATGAAAGAAACATGGAAAACTAGATGTAAGAGCAACGTGCTATTTGTTAAGGATTTATGTAACTTCAGCGATATTAAACTACTTTGTAAGATCAGCTAAATACAATCTATTAAAACATGATAAACactaagatataaatataaaaaacgcgtacagtaaaaattgttatataagtTGTTAAGGCATGTCTTTGCGTGTCAGTAATGAGATAGCAGTTTCTCAGCGGCTATTAGCGCAACATCGTACCAACACCAATAACAGTAATATCTGATTGAACGTCGAACTCGCAAGTATCAAGTGCAGTTCCACAAAGTAATATGTTATTAGTGTGCAAGAACTGTTATAGTTTTTGAAAggaagaagatatttaagcAGGAGTTTcacgaattattttttatacttcttAAGAAAACAAGTTGGGATATTTAAAATCTATGTAAGTTTGCTATGTTTACTATATATCTATATGCTATATGTGTGCTATAtgtctatatatttattctaattctattttatattatattactttcctttctttctgtgTATCTTGTATAATACTTTCGTACCATGTATTTGTACCATGTAATATCCATAAATTCTATTGTAGTTCTAAATTAAATCTaacatttgaaatatttttgactGTGAATAATGAGTTGTATTGTTATCTAAAATTCTTTACCGTTTGTTATCAAATTATAACTTGTCAGAATAGAGAATCTTCGgctatttctaaatatattttcaataaaaatattcacatCTAAATGATTTATAGCAGATATAGTTACGGAATGATATAGTTATGTAGAAACAGGGCGTAAGCACAAGAGTTAGTGACGCAGGACTAACACTTCACTCAAAatcaaaaacacaaaaactctaataatataatcagaAGGAAAGTCCGGGAATCACAACTTTCGCCAAAACAAATCCTGACCATCTTCTTTGCCCGACTCTCGACGACTCCGCCTTTTTTTTCAACTGATTTTTTTCTCGAATGGGTATCTTGTTGTACATAGCGACGACATATAACAGCCAGTTAATGCTATTGTAATGCAGAACGTCTGTCTCGCGACTATTGTAGGCCCCAATCATTCCGACTTCATTTATTGATACTTCTCATTTACATTTTCGCCTAcagttatatatgtattgttatataatgtataagaTTTTTAGATGTTATCATAAGGCTTTACAGTAAAGTTCTTACGACATTTcttttaagatataaatacatttttttgtgCCTGGCCTCTTCTTTTTTGAACAGtacacatttttttaatagtctCACATATTGGTAATGTCTCGTTCTTCCCTTATAACCAATGCCTTTTACAGTCCTAACTTAAAGTTATGTTATAATCAAaacaacaaaatttatttcttgtattacagcatattatagatattacataattaatatctcaaaaaatCAAGAGTGACGACAGAAACGAAGGAAAGACGGACTGCATTTTACATTATGCAATAAACGATGATTGTCGGCGTATTACTGTCATGTGCTATATTcgcatttttctattattatgttatccaTCTTGCACGGTTTAGGCGACTTATCAATCTCATTCCGGGACCACGAATGGTTCCAATTTTCGGGGATATTTTCACTTTATTATCTCATGGAACACCAGgcaagtaaataaaaatttgcataacTTTTCACTATGACAACTAATGCATCACTtgtctataaaaattatttatcagtataatatagata encodes the following:
- the LOC113562939 gene encoding probable cytochrome P450 4aa1, which translates into the protein MRKLRFFSLQGHDTVSMAMTFAILLLAEHKDVQDCVRTEVNAVMEKNGGKLTVTALQNLSYLERCLKETMRLYPSVLLITRTLVEDVMLSKQ